A stretch of DNA from Methanoplanus endosymbiosus:
ACATCAATAATAATATCAGATTTATTGAAGATCATGTATTCACAATATATGACAATAGCGGGAAACTGACACACCTTCAGGGTATTATTATTGACATAACAGAAAAGAAAAGATCTGAAGATACCATAAGAATATTTAAAACAGTTTCAGATAATGCAAATTATGGCATTGCAATTGCAGACTTAAACGGCATACTGACCTATACAAACAGATGGTTTGCAGATCTGCACGGATACAGTCAGGAGGAGTTAAGCGGAAAACCAATTAATTTTCTGCACTCCGGAGAAGAGATTGGCTATGTAAATACACTGCTGGATCTACTGAAGGAAGAAGGGCATTTTGAAGATAAAGAGGTCTGGCACAGGCACAAAAGCGGCAGAGTATTTCTGACAAGGATGAATGCAAATATCATCTCAGATAAAAATAACAATCCCTTATATCTCTCAACAACACTATCCGACATTACTGAAGAGAAAGAAAAAGAGAGAATTATCCGGGATAATGAAGAAAAAATCCGGCTAAAACTTGAAAGTATTCTCTCTCCCGATTACAACATAAAAGAAGAAGAATTAAGGAATATTATAAACACCAAAGAGATACAGTCACTGATGGATGACTTTTACAGAATTACAGATGTCGGAATTGCAATTCTGGATATAAAGGGCAATATTCTTGTTGCGGCCGGATGGCAGGAGATATGCACAAAATTTCATCGTATCAATCCTGAAACAAAGAAAAACTGTACTGAAAGCGATTTGGAACTGACAACGGATATAAAACCCGGAGAGATCAGGCAGTATAAATGCAAAAATAATCTCTGGGATATTGCAACACCAATTTATATCGCCGGCAGGCACATGGGAAATATGTACCTGGGTCAGTTCTTCTATGAAGATGAAATTCCGGATTACTCAGTCTTTGAGAAGCAGGCAGAAATTTACGGTTTTGACAGGACAAAATATCTTGCAGCACTGGAGAAGGTACCCCATTTTAACAGGGAGAAAATCAGGAATATAATGTCATTTTATAAAAAATTTGCACTGATGATCTCAAAGCTGAGCTACAGCAATATTAAGCTTGCAAGACTCCTTATTGAACATAAAGAGACAGAAAAAAGGCTTAAATCATCTGAAGAAAAATACCGCAGCTATATTGACAGATCTCCGGAAGGGATCTTTGTTGCAGATGAGCAGGGCCGTTACGTTGAAGTTAATAAAGCAGCCTGTGAAATGCTTGGATATACCGAAGATGAACTTCTCACAATGTCAATCCCGGAACTTGTAATTAAAGAAGAATCTGACAAAGCACTTGAATATTTTGAGAAACTAAAAGAGAGACATCAGTATATTAATGAAATTAACCTTAGAAGGAAAGACAATTCCGCATGCCCGGTAATAATCAGTACAACGGTACTGCCGGACAGGAAATATCTTGCATTTTCAACCGATATAACTAACAGAAAAGAGGCCGAATCTAAAATATCCCAGTTAAACCGCCTGCTTGGCGCAATCAGAAATATAAACCGTTTAATTGTGGGAGAGAAGAGCAGAGAGAAACTTATTGAAAAGACATGCAGAATACTGACTGATAACGGCGGATACACCAATGCCTGGATTATTTTACTTGACAAAAATAAAAAAGTTATATATTCAGCACAGTCAAATCCGGATAAGAGTAATAATCCCTTCAAAAAATATATTGAAGAAGGAAATATTCCCGGTTGTGCAGAAAAAGCCATAAAATCCGGTGAAATAACTGTCATATCAGTAAATCATGAAAACTGTGGTGACTGCCCCCTCTCTGACAGTTCCAAACGGATTAACCGCCTGACCGGAAACCTGAAATATAAGGATAAACTGTTCGGAGTAATTTCAATATCAATTCCGGACGGAAAAATTCCGGATGGTGAGGAGTATAACCTTTTTTCAGAAGTATCAGGCGATCTTGGATTTGCACTTAATAGTATTGAACTTGAGGAAGAACGCCTCATTCAGGAAACAGAAATATTAGAGATTAACAAAAGGCTGACAATTGCATATAAAGAGCTTGAAGAGAATGAGGAAGAATTAAGGCAAAGTTATAATGAAATTCTTGAGAGCCAGGAAAAACTGCGTGAGAGTGAAAACAGGCTTTCAAATATAATAAATTTCCTTCCGGATGCAACTTTTGCCATTGATAAAGAAGGCAGGGTTATCACATGGAATAAGGCAATGGAAAAAATGACCGGCATTTCTGCATCAGAAATAATTGGAAAGGGAAATTATGAATATTCAATGAAGGTATATGGCAAAAGAAGACCCTTACTAATAGATTTTATTCTCAACGATAAGCTAAAAAAAGAGATTAATTATCCGGTATTATATGAAGAGGGAAATAAACTGATAGCAGAGAATTATGTGCCCTATCTTGCAGAAGGAAAGGGAGCATATATCTGGTTTACCGCATCACCCCTTTATGATTCAGAAAAAAATATTGTCGGCGCTATAGAATCAATGAGAGATATAAGCGAGGTTAAATCTGCGGAAGAAAAGATTGTTCAGACATCCTTTGAATTATCCGAAAGAGTCAAGGAACTAACTGCATTAAAAGATCTCTCTGATCTCATGATTAAGAAACCGGACGAAGATGAATTTTTTAATACAGCAGCCAGTATCATAAAAAATGCCATGCAGTATCCTGAGTCCACCGGTGTTTTAATTGAAACGGATGGGAAAAGATATCAGACAGAAGGATTTTATGAGACTGATATTGCAATAAAAAATGATTTTTACTCAGATTATATAAAAGAAGGCAGTATAACTGTCTGTTACCTCAACCATTCTCCAAACGGGTATTTGGGAGAATTTCTGAACGAAGAAAAAGATCTTCTTGGAATTATCTGTGAGAGAATAGAAAATTATATTGACAGAAAAAATACAGAGATTGATCTGAAGAACAGCGAGGAGAGATTCAGGGAACTGTTCAACAATATGAGCAGTGGTGTTTCAGTATATGAGGTGACTGATAACGGGAGCAACTTTATTTTTAAAGATATTAATAAAGCATCTGAAGAGATCGACAGTATCAGAAGAGATAATGTAATAAACAGAAGCATTTATGATATATTTCCCGGTGCTGAGAAATTCGGACTCATTGATATACTAAAAAGGGTCTGGAAAACAGGAAAACCTGAGCATTATCAGTTAAGCGAATATAAAGATGAGAGAATTCACGGGTGGAGAGAGAATTTCATATACAGGCTTCCTTCCGGAGAAGTTGTTACAGTTTATAATGACCTGACTGATAAGAAGAGAGCAGAAGACGCATTAAAAAAGAGCGAACGGAAATATCATGAATTATTCAACAATATAAATGAGGCAGTATTTCTCCATAAGATCAAACAGGATAACGAACCGGGTAATTTTGTTGAGGTCAATGATATTGCCTGTCATCGTCTGGGCTACACAAGGGAAGAACTCTTAAAACTTTCAATCGCAGCCATTAACAGTAATAATGTAAATAAAGAGGAACCGGAAATAATAAACACTCTTAAGAAGAACGAACAGATCTCCTTTGAAGCCGAACATAAAAGAAAAGATGGATCAACCTTTCCGGTCCATGTCAAGGCAAGAATGATTGAACTGGGTGAACACCAATATGTTATTTCACTTGCCCGGGACATCACTGAAGAAAAAGAGGCAAGAATACGTGAAAATACCGCCCTTCATCAGATTGAAGAAAATATAGCACAACTTGCAATATTAAATGATAAGATCAGAAATCCGCTTACAATAATAATCGGCCTTGCAGATTTAGGGGGAGAAATATTTAAGGATAAAATTATTGAACAGTCTATGGAAATTAATGATATAATTACACGCCTTGATCGTGGATGGCTTGAATCTGCCAAAATAAGGGATTATCTGACAAAACACCACGGTATAGAATCAGAAAATGATAAAAATAATAAAAACCGGAGACTGAAAGAGAATATGAGAATAAATGAGATAATTTCAGATATAACTGATAAGTGAAGCCGGAATATATTCTTCAATATCAAACTCTGTTACCTTTTCTATAAATTTTTGTTGCAAAGCATCAAAATGACTGTTTAACTTTTCAATATCGGCATCCAAATCATTATCGGTTCTTTCTGAATTATCTTTTAAATTAACATCAATGAGCTTATCAGTCATCTTTCTGAAAAAAAGCATATCTTCGGCAGTTTTTCCAACATCCAGAGCTATTTCATAATCAGACGTTTTTAATGCTGTTTCCTTAATAAATATATCAATCTCTTCTTTCTCTTTAAAAAATGAATTGATACATTTAATGAGACTTTCAACCTTCAGAGGTTTTTTAATGTAACCGCTGATCATGCCACCGTACTGAAAAATATC
This window harbors:
- a CDS encoding PAS domain S-box protein; translated protein: MKRGVLIINVLAIVEQNEIFNEVLSIIKRITDITVKPVTDSELIKLSAGSNSSDLICDAAVICKSIIDRETDQIINNIAELLPDIPIILITDGNEEENREEELLNNIDLYIEYTSGNEKDRDFLAGRIINFLRTIVTEREKEYIKDLSLILNLMPGFSCIIRPDMSIYLANDEFIRIFGEPDDRTYSELTGCLTADSYNCPVYEVLKTKEEQSSRWTKDDGRIYSVHDNLIKGPAGGEMVIELGLDITKRVNAEEKAGAFSKKLKEQINIINKSKVIIYLQNRDGQQNTELISDNISQFGYSPDDFTSGNLNYTSLIHPDDLPVVTDNITKNIISGNEEFILNYRIYDINNNIRFIEDHVFTIYDNSGKLTHLQGIIIDITEKKRSEDTIRIFKTVSDNANYGIAIADLNGILTYTNRWFADLHGYSQEELSGKPINFLHSGEEIGYVNTLLDLLKEEGHFEDKEVWHRHKSGRVFLTRMNANIISDKNNNPLYLSTTLSDITEEKEKERIIRDNEEKIRLKLESILSPDYNIKEEELRNIINTKEIQSLMDDFYRITDVGIAILDIKGNILVAAGWQEICTKFHRINPETKKNCTESDLELTTDIKPGEIRQYKCKNNLWDIATPIYIAGRHMGNMYLGQFFYEDEIPDYSVFEKQAEIYGFDRTKYLAALEKVPHFNREKIRNIMSFYKKFALMISKLSYSNIKLARLLIEHKETEKRLKSSEEKYRSYIDRSPEGIFVADEQGRYVEVNKAACEMLGYTEDELLTMSIPELVIKEESDKALEYFEKLKERHQYINEINLRRKDNSACPVIISTTVLPDRKYLAFSTDITNRKEAESKISQLNRLLGAIRNINRLIVGEKSREKLIEKTCRILTDNGGYTNAWIILLDKNKKVIYSAQSNPDKSNNPFKKYIEEGNIPGCAEKAIKSGEITVISVNHENCGDCPLSDSSKRINRLTGNLKYKDKLFGVISISIPDGKIPDGEEYNLFSEVSGDLGFALNSIELEEERLIQETEILEINKRLTIAYKELEENEEELRQSYNEILESQEKLRESENRLSNIINFLPDATFAIDKEGRVITWNKAMEKMTGISASEIIGKGNYEYSMKVYGKRRPLLIDFILNDKLKKEINYPVLYEEGNKLIAENYVPYLAEGKGAYIWFTASPLYDSEKNIVGAIESMRDISEVKSAEEKIVQTSFELSERVKELTALKDLSDLMIKKPDEDEFFNTAASIIKNAMQYPESTGVLIETDGKRYQTEGFYETDIAIKNDFYSDYIKEGSITVCYLNHSPNGYLGEFLNEEKDLLGIICERIENYIDRKNTEIDLKNSEERFRELFNNMSSGVSVYEVTDNGSNFIFKDINKASEEIDSIRRDNVINRSIYDIFPGAEKFGLIDILKRVWKTGKPEHYQLSEYKDERIHGWRENFIYRLPSGEVVTVYNDLTDKKRAEDALKKSERKYHELFNNINEAVFLHKIKQDNEPGNFVEVNDIACHRLGYTREELLKLSIAAINSNNVNKEEPEIINTLKKNEQISFEAEHKRKDGSTFPVHVKARMIELGEHQYVISLARDITEEKEARIRENTALHQIEENIAQLAILNDKIRNPLTIIIGLADLGGEIFKDKIIEQSMEINDIITRLDRGWLESAKIRDYLTKHHGIESENDKNNKNRRLKENMRINEIISDITDK
- a CDS encoding response regulator, with the protein product MKTILIIDDMELINNIFAEVLENEGYSVYNSISGLKGIEQLKSVKTDLILLDIIMPVMDGWETLDYIRADSEISDIPVIMMTAKKLLPDDIFQYGGMISGYIKKPLKVESLIKCINSFFKEKEEIDIFIKETALKTSDYEIALDVGKTAEDMLFFRKMTDKLIDVNLKDNSERTDNDLDADIEKLNSHFDALQQKFIEKVTEFDIEEYIPASLISYI